In Nymphaea colorata isolate Beijing-Zhang1983 chromosome 3, ASM883128v2, whole genome shotgun sequence, a genomic segment contains:
- the LOC116249613 gene encoding 4-coumarate--CoA ligase 1-like yields MPAAIAATTSTAAATTIKMGDSQTQEFIFRSKLPDIDIPNHLPLHAYCFQNLDAVRDKACIIDGSTGDVYTYAEVELNARRVAAGLAKLGVRQRDVVMILLPNSPEFAFVFLGASYRGATTTTANPFYTAEEIGRQARASKARLVVTLAVHAEKVRELREKDGVKVVCVDEGYPEGCLHVSCLTEADEREMPEVEVLPEDVVALPYSSGTMGLPKGVMLTHRGLVTSVAQHVDGENPNMHLREGDVVLCVLPMFHIYALTSVLLGAIRSGATVLVMKKFEVGKLMELVQRHRVTVAPIVPPIVLTLVKNPDVDRYDLSSIRRVVSGAAPMGKKLEDALRARIPNAALGQGYGMTEAGALSMCLAFAKEPMEVKSGSCGTVIRNAEMKIVDPETGASLPHNQAGEICIRGAQIMKGYLNDEEATARTIDKDGWLHSGDIGYVDEDEELFIVDRLKELIKYKGFQVAPAELEALLLTHPAVVDAAVVPMEDELAGEIPVAFVVKSHGSDVFEDDLKAFVAKQVVFYKKIHKVFFLQTIPKAPSGKILRKDLKAKLAALSTN; encoded by the exons ATGCCTGCCGCCATCGCCGCCACCACCAGCACCGCCGCAGCCACCACCATTAAAATGGGGGATTCTCAGACTCAGGAGTTCATTTTCCGGTCCAAGCTTCCAGACATAGACATACCGAACCACCTACCTCTCCACGCCTACTGCTTCCAGAATCTGGATGCCGTGAGGGACAAGGCCTGCATCATCGACGGGAGCACCGGGGACGTCTACACCTACGCCGAAGTCGAGCTTAACGCCCGCCGTGTGGCGGCCGGGCTGGCGAAGCTCGGCGTTCGGCAGCGCGATGTGGTGATGATCCTGCTGCCCAACTCGCCGGAGTTCGCGTTCGTGTTTCTGGGCGCGAGCTACCGCGGCGCGACCACGACGACGGCCAACCCGTTTTACACCGCGGAGGAGATCGGGAGGCAGGCGAGGGCGAGCAAGGCGCGGCTGGTGGTGACGCTGGCGGTGCACGCGGAGAAGGTGAGGGAGCTGCGGGAGAAGGATGGGGTGAAGGTGGTGTGCGTGGACGAGGGGTACCCGGAGGGGTGCCTGCACGTTTCGTGCCTGACGGAGGCGGACGAGAGGGAGATGCCGGAGGTGGAGGTGCTGCCGGAGGATGTGGTGGCGCTGCCGTACTCGTCGGGGACGATGGGGCTGCCCAAGGGGGTGATGCTGACGCACCGGGGGCTCGTGACGAGCGTGGCGCAGCACGTCGACGGGGAGAACCCCAACATGCACCTGAGGGAGGGGGACGTGGTGCTATGCGTGCTGCCGATGTTCCACATCTACGCGCTGACGTCGGTGCTGCTCGGAGCGATCAGGTCGGGGGCGACCGTCCTGGTGATGAAGAAGTTCGAGGTAGGGAAGCTGATGGAGCTGGTGCAGAGGCACCGGGTGACGGTGGCGCCGATCGTGCCGCCCATCGTGCTGACTCTGGTGAAGAATCCGGACGTCGACCGCTACGACCTGTCGTCCATCCGGAGGGTCGTCTCCGGCGCCGCGCCCATGGGGAAGAAGCTCGAGGACGCCCTCCGAGCCAGGATCCCCAACGCCGCCCTCGGTCAG GGATATGGGATGACAGAAGCAGGCGCACTTTCGATGTGCTTGGCCTTTGCAAAGGAGCCGATGGAGGTGAAATCAGGATCCTGTGGGACTGTGATAAGGAACGCAGAGATGAAGATTGTAGACCCAGAGACAGGGGCCTCTCTTCCTCACAATCAGGCCGGTGAGATCTGCATTAGAGGTGCCCAAATCATGAAAG gTTATCTGAATGACGAGGAGGCGACGGCAAGGACGATAGACAAGGACGGGTGGCTGCACAGCGGAGACATCGGATACGTGGATGAAGATGAGGAGCTCTTCATAGTCGACCGTCTCAAGGAGCTGATCAAGTACAAAGGCTTTCAGGTGGCCCCTGCCGAGCTGGAAGCCCTTCTTCTCACCCACCCTGCCGTCGTCGATGCCGCCGTCGTCCC GATGGAGGACGAGCTAGCAGGAGAGATTCCGGTGGCATTCGTCGTCAAATCCCACGGCTCCGACGTCTTCGAGGATGATCTCAAGGCTTTTGTCGCCAAACAG GTGGTGTTCTACAAAAAGATACACAAGGTTTTCTTTCTACAGACGATCCCGAAGGCTCCGTCGGGGAAGATTCTAAGGAAAGATTTGAAAGCCAAGCTGGCCGCTTTGTCTACAAACTAA